Proteins encoded together in one Lutra lutra chromosome 4, mLutLut1.2, whole genome shotgun sequence window:
- the LOC125099017 gene encoding LOW QUALITY PROTEIN: EP300-interacting inhibitor of differentiation 1-like (The sequence of the model RefSeq protein was modified relative to this genomic sequence to represent the inferred CDS: substituted 1 base at 1 genomic stop codon): MSEMNELSELYEESNDLQMDVMPGEGDLPQMEVGSGSRVPSPNPSRIGAPPXLEEEGPMEEEAAQPMAEPQGGRGLAQRPSPGEQPGQLAGPDFESEDKGEEFDDWEDDYDYPEEEQLSGAGYRVSAALEEANKMFLRTSRAREAALDGGFQMHYEKTPFDQLAFIKELFSLMVVNCLTEELGCDEIIDRE; encoded by the coding sequence ATGTCGGAAATGAATGAGCTGTCCGAGCTGTATGAAGAGAGCAACGACCTGCAGATGGACGTGATGCCCGGCGAGGGTGACCTTCCGCAGATGGAGGTAGGCAGTGGGAGCCGGGTGCCGTCCCCGAATCCCTCCCGCATCGGGGCCCCACCATAGCTCGAGGAGGAAGGCCccatggaggaggaggcagcccaGCCAATGGCGGAACCGCAGGGTGGACGAGGCCTTGCTCAGcggcccagccctggggagcagccGGGACAGCTTGCGGGCCCTGACTTCGAGAGCGAGGACAAGGGCGAGGAATTTGATGACTGGGAGGACGACTATGATTATCCCGAAGAGGAGCAGCTGAGCGGCGCAGGCTACAGAGTATCCGCAGCCCTGGAAGAAGCCAACAAGATGTTTCTGAGAACATccagagcaagggaagcagcccTGGATGGTGGGTTTCAAATGCATTATGAGAAGACCCCGTTTGATCAGTTGGCTTTTATCAAAGAGCTTTTTTCCCTTATGGTTGTCAATTGCCTGACCGAAGAACTCGGCTGTGATGAGATTATTGACAGAGAGTAA